A window of Clavibacter phaseoli contains these coding sequences:
- a CDS encoding GNAT family N-acetyltransferase, translating into MRVIRPLVPADWPAVRDIHQEGIDTGHATFQATPPASWDEFDAGKLDVGRLVAVDGDQVLGWVAISPTSTREVYRGVVEHSVYVAAAARGRGIGRVLLDALTEAADAADIWTIQASLFPENTATLALHAAAEFRQVGTRERIARMTYGPLAGVWRDTVLIERRRRHAPDARRS; encoded by the coding sequence CTGCGCGTGATCCGCCCCCTCGTCCCGGCCGACTGGCCTGCCGTCCGGGACATCCACCAGGAGGGCATCGACACCGGCCACGCCACTTTCCAAGCCACACCTCCGGCGTCCTGGGACGAGTTCGACGCCGGCAAGCTCGACGTCGGGCGCCTGGTTGCCGTCGACGGCGACCAGGTCCTCGGCTGGGTCGCCATCTCCCCGACTTCCACCCGGGAGGTCTACCGGGGCGTCGTGGAGCACTCCGTCTACGTCGCCGCCGCGGCGCGTGGCCGCGGCATCGGCCGTGTGCTCCTGGATGCGCTCACCGAGGCGGCCGACGCCGCAGACATCTGGACGATCCAAGCGAGCCTGTTCCCGGAGAACACCGCGACCCTCGCCCTTCACGCGGCGGCCGAATTCCGGCAGGTCGGCACCCGGGAACGCATCGCCCGCATGACCTACGGGCCGCTCGCGGGCGTCTGGCGTGACACCGTGCTCATCGAACGGCGTCGTCGACACGCCCCCGATGCGCGTCGGAGTTGA
- a CDS encoding recombinase family protein → MRLLGYTRVSTTSQDAQLQLDALVKDGVQKRDVFADVTSGSRAAIERPGMKKLLEYAEDGDTIVVWRIDRLGRSMLDVLSTVKLLRERGVQIRSISDGIDPATTSGRLMLGMLASLAEYERELIVERVNAGIAVARANGTSFGRPKSDPAIIADKLRAAADARARGRTAEEAAQLVGWSRATLYRHQAEAARTATDS, encoded by the coding sequence GTGAGGCTTCTGGGATACACGCGGGTAAGCACGACGAGTCAGGATGCGCAGCTGCAGCTCGACGCGCTCGTGAAGGACGGCGTGCAGAAGCGGGACGTGTTCGCCGACGTCACCTCCGGTAGCCGGGCCGCGATCGAGCGGCCGGGGATGAAGAAGCTGCTCGAGTACGCCGAGGACGGCGACACCATCGTCGTCTGGCGCATCGACCGCCTCGGCCGCTCCATGCTCGACGTCCTCAGCACCGTGAAGCTGCTGCGCGAACGCGGCGTGCAGATCCGGTCCATCTCCGACGGAATCGACCCGGCGACCACTTCGGGCCGGCTGATGCTGGGCATGCTCGCGAGCCTGGCTGAGTACGAGCGCGAGCTCATCGTCGAGCGCGTCAATGCCGGTATCGCCGTCGCGCGTGCGAATGGAACCAGCTTCGGCCGACCCAAATCCGATCCAGCCATCATCGCCGACAAGCTCCGCGCCGCTGCCGACGCTCGAGCACGCGGTCGAACCGCGGAGGAGGCAGCACAACTCGTCGGGTGGAGCCGGGCGACCCTGTACCGGCATCAGGCCGAAGCAGCCCGCACGGCCACCGATTCGTAG
- a CDS encoding SOS response-associated peptidase, with protein sequence MCGRFVVTRASGDLLPDLLDAFDPLRDDFNVAPTRDVSLVRERDGERSMPAVHWGYVPGWAKDFKKQRPQPINARIETVSTSPMFRKSFATARAIIPAAGYYEWVVTETGKQPHFIYQPDAAIAMAGIVSAWPDPTKAEDDPDKWRLSMAIITRDAHVAPGEVHDRMPACLTPDAYEDWLGDHLPAEDLLKLLDRESLQVSHDLEHYEVSRDVNSVRNNRPDLVDPLPS encoded by the coding sequence ATGTGTGGACGCTTCGTCGTGACCCGGGCCTCCGGAGACCTCCTGCCCGACCTGCTGGATGCGTTCGATCCACTGCGGGACGACTTCAACGTCGCACCGACCCGCGACGTGTCCCTCGTGCGCGAGCGCGACGGGGAACGGTCGATGCCGGCCGTGCATTGGGGGTACGTGCCCGGGTGGGCGAAGGACTTCAAGAAGCAGCGGCCGCAGCCCATCAACGCCCGCATCGAGACCGTCTCCACCTCGCCCATGTTCCGCAAGTCGTTCGCCACCGCGCGGGCGATCATCCCGGCGGCCGGGTACTACGAGTGGGTCGTCACCGAGACAGGCAAGCAGCCGCACTTCATCTACCAGCCGGACGCGGCGATCGCGATGGCCGGCATCGTGTCCGCGTGGCCGGATCCGACCAAGGCGGAGGACGACCCGGACAAGTGGCGCCTCTCGATGGCGATCATCACCCGCGACGCGCACGTGGCGCCGGGCGAGGTCCACGACCGAATGCCGGCGTGCCTGACGCCGGACGCGTACGAAGACTGGCTCGGTGACCACCTGCCGGCGGAGGACCTCCTCAAGCTCCTCGACCGGGAGTCGCTCCAGGTCTCGCACGACCTCGAGCACTACGAGGTGTCCCGGGACGTGAACAGCGTCCGGAACAACCGGCCAGATCTCGTCGACCCGCTCCCCTCCTGA